In a genomic window of Bifidobacteriaceae bacterium:
- the rpoB gene encoding DNA-directed RNA polymerase subunit beta translates to MAASRIPRSTVDANAPLGGSGRISFAKIHEPLEVPDLLGLQRDSFDWLIGNEHWRARLAAAQAEGVGGVPEVAGLEEIFTEISPIEDFNETMALNFKESRFEPPKWTAEQCKEKDFTYAAPLFVTAEFQNYNTGEIKSQTVFMGDFPLMTDRGTFIINGTERVVVSQLVRSPGVYFERGQDKSSDKDIYSAKIIPSRGAWLEFEIDKRDTVGVRIDRKRKQSVTVFLKALGVTEEEIRAQFRDFPTVLETLERDHVETQEDALVDIYRKIRPGEPPTAEAGRNLLDTFYLNSKRYDLAKVGRYKVNRKLGLPTDTRSSTLRVEDIIATIKYLAALHAGAKELDTGATTIRIETDDIDHFGNRRIRAVGELIQNQVRTGLSRMERVVRERMTTQDVEAITPQTLINIRPVVASIKEFFGTSQLSQFMDQNNPLAGLTHKRRLSALGPGGLSRDRAGMEVRDVHPSHYGRMCPIETPEGPNIGLIGSLATYGRINPYGFIETPYRVVTDGRVTDEVRYLTADDEDRYVIAQANAPLGPDGSFAEDRVLARTRGGEVEFIHPDEIAYMDVSPRQMVSVATAMIPFLEHDDANRALMGANMQRQAVPLLRSEAPLVGTGMELRAAIDAGDVIIAEKDGVVQEVSADSVVVSNNDGTDRVYRVAKFQRSNQGTSYNQRVVVEEGDQIKAGQVLADGPATDLGELALGRNLKVAFMSWEGHNYEDAIILSKRLVQDDVLSSIHIEEHEVDARDTKLGPEEITRDIPNASEESLADLDERGIIRIGAEVQAGDVLVGKVTPKGETELTPEERLLRAIFGEKAREVRDTSLKVPHGESGTVIGVREFSRDDGDELAPGVNQVVRVHIAQRRKITDGDKLAGRHGNKGVISKILPVEDMPFLADGTPVDVILNPLGVPGRMNVGQVLELHMGWIASQGWKIDDASAEWAKRFTEKMMEGHPGQPIATPVFDGVQEDELTGLLGCTTPNRDGQRLVDQNGKATLFDGRSGEPFPEPVAVGEMYILKLHHLVDDKIHARSTGPYSMITQQPLGGKAQFGGQRFGEMEVWALEAYGAAYALQELLTIKSDDVVGRVKVYEAIVKGENVHEPGIPESFRVLMQEMKSLCLNVDVMSADGTTIEMRDSDDEVYRAAEELGIDLARRPDASSIDEI, encoded by the coding sequence TTGGCTGCCTCGCGCATCCCACGTTCAACAGTAGACGCTAACGCACCCCTAGGTGGATCGGGAAGGATTTCATTCGCCAAGATCCACGAACCATTAGAAGTACCAGATCTCTTGGGTCTCCAGCGGGACTCCTTCGACTGGCTGATCGGCAACGAGCACTGGCGTGCCCGGCTGGCGGCGGCTCAAGCCGAAGGCGTCGGCGGAGTGCCCGAGGTGGCTGGTTTGGAAGAGATCTTCACGGAGATCAGCCCCATCGAGGACTTCAACGAGACCATGGCGCTGAACTTCAAGGAGAGCCGCTTCGAGCCGCCCAAGTGGACGGCCGAGCAATGCAAGGAGAAGGACTTCACCTACGCCGCGCCGTTGTTCGTGACGGCGGAGTTCCAGAACTACAACACCGGCGAGATCAAGTCGCAGACGGTCTTCATGGGCGATTTCCCGCTCATGACGGACCGCGGCACCTTCATCATCAACGGCACGGAGCGGGTGGTTGTCTCGCAACTGGTCCGCTCGCCTGGGGTGTACTTCGAGAGGGGCCAGGACAAGTCCTCCGACAAGGACATCTACTCCGCCAAGATCATCCCCTCGCGGGGCGCTTGGCTGGAGTTTGAGATCGACAAGCGGGACACCGTGGGCGTTCGGATCGACCGCAAGCGCAAGCAGTCGGTGACGGTCTTCCTGAAGGCCCTCGGCGTGACCGAAGAGGAGATCAGGGCTCAGTTCCGCGACTTCCCCACGGTCTTGGAGACGCTTGAGCGCGATCATGTGGAAACGCAAGAGGACGCGCTGGTCGACATCTACCGCAAGATCCGCCCGGGCGAGCCGCCCACGGCGGAGGCGGGCCGCAACCTGCTGGACACGTTCTACCTCAACTCCAAGCGTTACGACTTGGCGAAGGTCGGGCGTTACAAGGTCAACCGCAAGCTGGGGTTGCCGACCGACACCCGGTCTTCGACCTTGCGGGTGGAAGACATCATCGCCACGATCAAGTATCTGGCGGCGTTGCACGCCGGGGCCAAGGAATTGGACACCGGCGCGACCACGATCCGGATTGAGACGGACGACATTGACCACTTCGGCAACCGCCGCATCCGCGCGGTGGGGGAGTTGATCCAGAACCAGGTCCGGACGGGCCTGTCCAGGATGGAACGGGTGGTGCGCGAGCGCATGACCACCCAGGATGTGGAGGCGATCACACCGCAGACGCTGATCAACATCCGGCCGGTCGTCGCTTCGATCAAGGAGTTCTTCGGCACGTCGCAGCTGTCGCAGTTCATGGATCAGAACAACCCGCTGGCCGGGCTGACCCACAAGCGGCGGCTGTCCGCGCTTGGCCCCGGCGGCCTCAGCCGCGACCGGGCGGGCATGGAGGTCCGGGACGTTCACCCGTCCCACTACGGCCGCATGTGCCCAATCGAGACGCCTGAAGGCCCGAACATCGGTCTGATCGGCTCGTTGGCCACCTATGGGCGGATCAACCCGTACGGTTTCATTGAGACGCCGTATCGGGTTGTGACGGATGGGCGCGTCACCGACGAGGTCCGCTATTTGACGGCCGATGACGAGGACCGTTACGTGATCGCGCAGGCCAACGCGCCTCTGGGCCCGGACGGATCGTTCGCCGAGGACCGGGTTCTGGCGCGAACCAGGGGCGGCGAGGTCGAGTTCATCCACCCGGACGAGATCGCCTACATGGACGTCTCGCCCAGGCAGATGGTGTCCGTGGCCACCGCCATGATCCCGTTCTTGGAACACGATGACGCGAACCGCGCGTTGATGGGCGCCAACATGCAGCGCCAGGCGGTGCCGCTGTTGCGGTCGGAGGCGCCGCTGGTGGGCACCGGCATGGAGCTGCGGGCCGCGATCGACGCGGGGGACGTGATCATCGCCGAAAAGGATGGCGTGGTCCAGGAGGTCTCTGCGGACTCGGTTGTGGTGTCCAACAACGACGGCACCGACCGGGTCTACCGGGTGGCCAAGTTCCAGCGGTCCAACCAGGGCACCAGCTACAACCAGCGCGTCGTGGTGGAGGAAGGCGATCAGATCAAGGCCGGCCAGGTGCTGGCGGACGGCCCCGCCACCGACTTGGGCGAGTTGGCGTTGGGACGCAACCTCAAGGTGGCCTTCATGAGCTGGGAGGGCCACAACTACGAGGACGCGATCATCCTGTCGAAGCGCCTGGTCCAAGATGACGTGCTCTCCTCGATCCACATCGAGGAGCATGAGGTGGACGCACGGGACACCAAGCTGGGGCCGGAGGAGATCACCCGCGACATCCCCAACGCCTCCGAGGAGTCGTTGGCGGACTTGGACGAACGCGGGATCATCCGGATCGGCGCGGAAGTCCAGGCCGGCGACGTGCTGGTGGGCAAGGTGACGCCGAAGGGCGAAACCGAGTTGACCCCGGAGGAGCGCCTGCTGCGGGCGATCTTCGGCGAGAAGGCCCGCGAGGTGCGGGACACGTCGCTGAAGGTGCCGCACGGCGAATCCGGCACGGTGATCGGCGTCAGGGAGTTTTCAAGGGACGATGGCGACGAGTTGGCCCCCGGGGTCAACCAGGTTGTCCGGGTCCACATTGCCCAACGCCGCAAGATCACCGACGGCGACAAGCTGGCGGGCCGCCACGGCAACAAGGGCGTCATCTCGAAGATCCTCCCGGTGGAGGACATGCCGTTCCTCGCGGACGGCACCCCGGTTGACGTCATCTTGAACCCTCTGGGCGTGCCCGGCCGCATGAATGTGGGCCAGGTCCTGGAACTGCACATGGGTTGGATCGCGTCGCAGGGTTGGAAGATCGACGACGCGAGCGCCGAATGGGCCAAGCGGTTCACCGAGAAGATGATGGAGGGCCACCCCGGCCAGCCGATCGCCACGCCGGTGTTCGATGGCGTGCAGGAGGATGAGTTGACGGGGTTGCTTGGCTGCACCACGCCCAACCGCGACGGCCAGCGTCTGGTGGACCAGAATGGCAAGGCGACTTTGTTCGACGGCCGCTCCGGCGAGCCGTTCCCAGAGCCGGTGGCGGTCGGCGAGATGTACATCTTGAAGCTGCACCACTTGGTGGACGACAAGATCCACGCCCGGTCGACCGGCCCTTACTCAATGATCACCCAGCAGCCGTTGGGCGGCAAAGCCCAGTTCGGCGGGCAGCGGTTCGGCGAGATGGAGGTGTGGGCGTTGGAGGCGTACGGCGCCGCCTACGCCTTGCAGGAGTTGCTGACCATCAAGTCTGACGACGTGGTGGGTCGCGTCAAGGTCTACGAGGCGATCGTCAAGGGCGAGAATGTCCACGAACCGGGCATTCCGGAGTCCTTCCGGGTGTTGATGCAAGAGATGAAGTCGCTCTGCCTGAACGTGGACGTCATGTCCGCGGACGGCACCACCATCGAGATGCGGGACTCGGATGACGAGGTCTACCGGGCGGCGGAGGAGCTGGGCATTGACCTGGCCCGCCGGCCGGACGCCTCCTCGATCGACGAGATCTGA
- a CDS encoding type II secretion system F family protein, whose protein sequence is MAGVKTFEYTVIADGSTRSGKIDGPDQQTVARHLRENGLTPIAIDEVSKSGLNMEIKLGGDRAKPKDVAVAMRQLATMVNAGLSLFNSLNAIIEQAGSPALTAVLREVAGDVETGSSLGEAMAKHPRVFSPVTIAMIKAGEAGGFLDTVLLSVAEQMESELRLRRAVTSAMVYPAVVLVFAAIIVVIMLLFIVPVFQGIFEGVGKELPLPTLILVKLSEFLKIAGIPLLAGIIFFVWWWNRHKNDLSVRMKLDPIKLKTPIVGGLLLKVALARLSRSIATMSAVGVPIVQTLEIVGETAGNVVVTEAVERVKVQVMNGIGLGKAIATEPVFGAMIAHMVAVGEEAGALDQMLDKVAEFYDEEVTAATASITSIIEPVLIAVVGAIVGSILIALYLPIFQLTTGAAL, encoded by the coding sequence ATGGCCGGAGTCAAGACCTTTGAGTACACCGTCATAGCCGACGGCTCGACCCGTTCCGGCAAGATCGACGGACCCGACCAGCAGACGGTTGCGCGCCACCTGCGGGAGAACGGCCTGACGCCGATCGCCATCGATGAGGTTTCCAAGAGCGGCCTCAACATGGAGATCAAACTGGGCGGCGACCGGGCGAAGCCCAAAGACGTGGCCGTCGCCATGCGGCAGCTGGCCACCATGGTCAACGCTGGCCTGTCGCTGTTCAACTCCCTAAACGCCATCATTGAGCAGGCGGGGTCTCCGGCGTTGACCGCGGTGCTGCGCGAAGTCGCCGGCGACGTGGAGACCGGCTCGTCGCTCGGCGAGGCCATGGCCAAGCACCCGCGGGTGTTCTCGCCTGTGACAATTGCCATGATCAAGGCCGGCGAGGCCGGCGGCTTCCTCGACACCGTGTTGCTGTCGGTGGCGGAGCAGATGGAGTCCGAATTGCGGCTGCGCAGGGCGGTCACTTCGGCAATGGTCTATCCGGCAGTGGTGCTGGTCTTCGCCGCGATCATCGTGGTGATCATGTTGTTGTTCATCGTGCCCGTCTTCCAGGGGATTTTTGAGGGCGTGGGCAAGGAGTTGCCGCTGCCGACCCTGATCCTGGTCAAGCTCTCGGAGTTCTTGAAGATCGCGGGCATCCCGCTGCTGGCTGGAATCATCTTCTTTGTCTGGTGGTGGAACCGACACAAGAACGACCTGTCGGTTCGGATGAAGCTCGACCCGATCAAACTGAAGACTCCGATCGTTGGCGGCTTGCTGCTGAAAGTTGCCCTTGCCCGGCTGTCGCGGTCCATCGCCACCATGAGCGCTGTCGGCGTGCCGATCGTCCAGACGTTGGAAATCGTCGGGGAGACCGCCGGCAACGTCGTGGTGACCGAAGCGGTGGAGCGGGTCAAGGTTCAGGTCATGAACGGGATCGGGCTCGGGAAGGCGATCGCCACCGAACCGGTCTTCGGGGCCATGATCGCCCACATGGTCGCGGTTGGCGAGGAGGCTGGCGCTCTGGACCAGATGCTCGACAAGGTGGCCGAGTTCTACGACGAAGAGGTCACGGCCGCCACGGCCTCGATCACCTCAATCATTGAGCCGGTCCTGATCGCGGTTGTGGGTGCGATCGTCGGCAGCATCTTGATCGCGCTGTATTTGCCGATCTTCCAGCTCACAACGGGTGCCGCGCTGTAG
- a CDS encoding type IV pilus twitching motility protein PilT: MTEAYPAVTGLDLVQALEEAAALGASDLHLTALLPPVIRQSGNLTPLPGYTAPGEDALYEQLMGMINRNQQERFEHDLELDYSYQVPSGRMFRCNLFWDRGSISAAFRVIPDKILPLEELRIPGVVKTFSGLPRGLVLVCGPTGSGKSTTLAAIIDLANRTRSGHILTIEDPIEFQHTSNRCLVAQREVGVDTLSFSEALKHALRQDPDIILVGEMRDKETMEIALRAAETGHLVFATLHTQGVAQSINRMVDQFDSFQQDQIRAQLAITIQGVLSQTLCRRADGRGRVVATELLRATPAIRAMIRENKLHQIYSALHSGKDEGMHTLDQSLADLVRQGDITFEEGLETARSPEEFARLLGRTTRVPQGAAGLNSPFGRM; the protein is encoded by the coding sequence ATGACTGAAGCGTATCCCGCCGTAACGGGACTGGACCTGGTTCAAGCGCTTGAAGAGGCAGCCGCCTTGGGTGCCTCCGACTTGCACCTGACGGCGCTGTTGCCGCCCGTCATCCGCCAGTCTGGCAACCTCACACCGCTGCCGGGCTACACGGCCCCGGGTGAGGACGCACTTTACGAGCAGTTGATGGGGATGATCAACCGGAACCAGCAAGAGCGGTTCGAACACGATCTTGAGCTGGACTACTCCTACCAGGTGCCCTCAGGGCGCATGTTCCGTTGCAACCTGTTCTGGGACCGCGGTTCCATCTCGGCCGCTTTCCGGGTCATCCCGGACAAAATCCTTCCCCTGGAAGAACTGCGCATCCCTGGTGTGGTCAAGACCTTCTCCGGCCTGCCGCGCGGCTTGGTACTGGTTTGCGGGCCGACCGGCTCTGGCAAGTCCACCACCCTGGCAGCCATCATCGACCTGGCCAACCGCACCCGTTCGGGTCACATTTTGACGATCGAGGACCCGATCGAGTTCCAACACACCTCCAACCGCTGCCTGGTGGCGCAGCGCGAAGTGGGGGTGGACACGCTCTCCTTCTCCGAGGCCTTGAAGCACGCTCTGAGGCAAGACCCCGACATCATCCTGGTGGGCGAGATGCGGGACAAGGAGACCATGGAGATCGCGCTGCGTGCTGCTGAGACCGGCCACCTGGTGTTCGCCACGCTGCACACCCAGGGTGTGGCCCAATCGATCAACCGGATGGTCGACCAGTTCGACTCGTTCCAGCAGGATCAGATTCGCGCCCAGTTGGCCATCACCATCCAAGGTGTGCTGTCGCAGACGCTGTGCCGCCGCGCCGACGGCCGCGGGCGGGTGGTGGCCACCGAACTCTTGCGCGCGACTCCGGCGATCCGGGCCATGATCCGCGAGAACAAACTGCACCAGATCTACTCTGCCCTGCACTCGGGCAAAGACGAGGGCATGCACACCCTCGACCAGTCGCTGGCGGACCTGGTCCGCCAAGGCGACATCACCTTCGAGGAGGGACTGGAAACGGCCCGCTCGCCCGAAGAGTTCGCCCGCCTCCTCGGCCGCACCACTCGCGTTCCGCAGGGTGCTGCCGGACTGAATAGTCCATTTGGAAGGATGTGA
- the tadA gene encoding Flp pilus assembly complex ATPase component TadA, whose product MSALEQTLLSRGLVSKDQLDQAVRQQSLEGVTLGQALVSSGVLTEEDLIPVLAEAAGLRFIDIDVYPVDARVAVSVPAAICRRHLLLPVAREGDTVLLAMAEPGNIVALDDVRSYLGSAVAPVVAQRSALERAIKRWVRSDSEIDSIGQTIDSVAREEQRDLVSVTEVVAEDSPVVRWVHLLISQAIHDGCSDIHLEPEEHDLRVRYRIDGVLHEMQNAPKSIQSQVISRIKIMSNIDIAERRKPQDGRISIEVDGGNVDLRVATLPTVWGEKVVMRILNTSAVEVDLRKLSFSDDSFNKFKASYTKPYGMILATGPTGSGKSTTLYAAIREISRPEVNIITIEDPVEYRMSGINQIQVNPKAGLTFASALRSILRADPDVVLVGEIRDGETAKIAVEAALTGHLVLSTLHTNDAPSAVTRLTEMGIEPFLVASALDCVVAQRLARRLCERCRQPFAVTEAERKVLTEDWVFKEPPPTQLYRPAGCSACANTGYKGRMAVHEIMNMSKELEHMTALRKSTRELNELAAQQGMISLRQDGWAKVAKGMTSVEELLRVVA is encoded by the coding sequence ATGAGCGCACTAGAGCAAACCCTGCTGTCCCGGGGCTTGGTCTCCAAGGACCAGCTTGACCAGGCAGTTCGTCAACAGAGCTTGGAGGGTGTGACCCTGGGGCAGGCGCTGGTCTCATCCGGCGTGCTGACGGAAGAGGACCTCATCCCGGTGCTCGCCGAGGCGGCGGGGCTGCGCTTTATCGACATTGACGTTTATCCGGTTGACGCCCGTGTGGCCGTCTCGGTCCCCGCGGCGATTTGCCGCCGCCACTTGCTCTTGCCAGTGGCCCGCGAGGGCGACACGGTGCTGCTGGCCATGGCTGAGCCGGGCAATATTGTCGCGCTTGACGACGTGCGGTCTTATCTTGGCTCCGCTGTCGCACCGGTGGTCGCGCAGCGCAGCGCCCTGGAGCGGGCCATCAAGCGGTGGGTCCGTTCAGATTCGGAGATCGACTCGATCGGGCAGACCATCGACTCGGTCGCGCGCGAGGAGCAAAGAGACCTCGTCTCGGTGACCGAAGTCGTCGCGGAGGATTCCCCTGTCGTCCGGTGGGTGCATCTGCTGATTTCCCAAGCGATTCACGACGGCTGCTCGGACATCCACCTGGAACCGGAGGAGCACGACCTGAGAGTTCGCTACCGGATCGACGGCGTTCTTCATGAAATGCAGAACGCCCCCAAGTCGATCCAATCGCAAGTCATTTCCCGCATCAAGATCATGTCGAACATCGACATCGCCGAGCGGCGCAAGCCCCAAGACGGCCGTATTTCGATCGAGGTCGACGGCGGCAACGTGGACCTTCGCGTCGCAACGTTGCCGACTGTCTGGGGCGAGAAAGTCGTCATGCGTATTCTGAACACTTCGGCCGTTGAAGTCGATTTGCGCAAGCTGTCGTTTTCAGATGATTCGTTCAACAAGTTCAAGGCCTCGTATACCAAGCCCTACGGCATGATTCTCGCCACCGGCCCGACGGGTTCCGGCAAGTCAACCACCCTGTACGCCGCCATTCGAGAGATCTCCCGTCCGGAGGTCAACATCATCACGATTGAGGACCCAGTCGAATACAGGATGTCCGGCATCAACCAGATCCAAGTCAACCCGAAGGCCGGTCTGACTTTTGCCTCGGCGTTGCGCTCGATCTTGCGGGCCGATCCGGATGTGGTGCTCGTGGGGGAAATCCGTGACGGTGAGACCGCGAAGATCGCCGTCGAGGCCGCACTGACCGGCCACTTGGTGCTGTCCACTCTCCACACCAATGACGCCCCTTCGGCGGTCACACGGTTGACTGAGATGGGCATTGAGCCGTTCTTGGTGGCTTCGGCTCTGGACTGCGTGGTGGCCCAGCGCCTGGCTCGTCGGCTGTGCGAACGGTGCCGTCAGCCCTTCGCCGTGACGGAGGCGGAACGGAAGGTGCTCACGGAGGACTGGGTTTTCAAGGAGCCGCCGCCAACCCAGCTTTACCGGCCAGCTGGTTGCTCGGCGTGCGCCAACACGGGCTACAAGGGCCGCATGGCGGTCCACGAGATCATGAACATGTCCAAAGAATTGGAACACATGACCGCGCTGCGCAAGTCCACCCGAGAACTCAACGAATTGGCGGCCCAACAAGGCATGATTTCGCTGCGACAAGACGGTTGGGCCAAAGTGGCCAAAGGCATGACTTCTGTGGAGGAACTACTGAGGGTGGTGGCATGA
- a CDS encoding ATP/GTP-binding protein, which produces MTRPKPPTVVKIVVAGGFAVGKTTFIGAVSDIEPLNTEADMTEHSLGVDDAGRRAAQKETTTVAMDFGRIALGDSLWLYLFGTPGQERFLFMWDDLVRGAIGAVVLVDTDRLDQGFTAVDYFESRGIPFVVVVNCFDGIARHTLEDVRDALAVGPDIPVMYSDARSREAAKQALVAVVRVAMDRLRNA; this is translated from the coding sequence GTGACGCGGCCCAAGCCTCCGACAGTCGTCAAAATCGTGGTGGCCGGCGGCTTCGCCGTTGGCAAGACCACGTTCATTGGCGCGGTTTCGGATATTGAGCCGTTGAACACCGAAGCCGACATGACGGAACACTCCCTGGGAGTGGATGACGCGGGACGGCGGGCGGCCCAGAAGGAAACCACCACGGTGGCCATGGACTTTGGCCGCATCGCGCTGGGCGATTCCCTTTGGCTGTATCTGTTCGGCACGCCGGGCCAGGAGCGCTTCCTCTTCATGTGGGATGACTTGGTCCGCGGCGCCATCGGCGCGGTCGTGCTGGTGGACACCGACCGGTTGGACCAGGGCTTCACGGCCGTGGACTACTTCGAATCCCGCGGGATCCCATTCGTCGTGGTGGTCAACTGCTTCGACGGGATTGCCCGTCACACGCTCGAGGATGTGCGCGACGCGTTGGCCGTGGGCCCCGATATCCCGGTCATGTATTCGGATGCGCGTTCCCGCGAAGCCGCGAAGCAGGCGCTGGTCGCAGTGGTGCGCGTGGCAATGGATAGGTTGCGCAATGCTTGA
- a CDS encoding DUF742 domain-containing protein — MAERTFESLASPAKTDIPPAGAPVARTAPVHPRSAPAASHPAEARAPRPSVPASPRKRPRRRIEDEAKVSLSVEDVASVRPFVVTGGRTKGSTSTRLESILEVANEQWLADTGKTLSPEEAAIVRQIATTYLTVAEVSAHLKLPVGVVKVLVSDLAEAGVLVVHDTMAGGGGGVGSGGPVSREQTLELLESVLNAISKL; from the coding sequence TTGGCTGAGCGAACGTTCGAATCGCTCGCTTCCCCAGCCAAGACCGACATCCCACCGGCCGGCGCCCCCGTGGCCCGGACGGCCCCCGTCCACCCGCGATCCGCGCCGGCGGCCAGCCACCCGGCCGAGGCGCGTGCCCCGCGCCCGTCGGTCCCCGCCTCGCCGCGCAAGCGGCCCCGGCGCCGGATCGAAGACGAGGCGAAGGTGTCGCTGTCCGTCGAAGACGTCGCCTCGGTCAGGCCCTTCGTGGTGACCGGCGGGCGGACCAAGGGCAGCACCAGCACCCGCCTTGAGTCAATTCTCGAAGTCGCCAACGAACAGTGGCTGGCGGACACGGGCAAAACCCTGTCGCCCGAGGAAGCCGCCATCGTGCGGCAGATCGCCACCACGTACTTGACCGTGGCCGAAGTTTCCGCGCACCTGAAACTGCCGGTGGGTGTTGTCAAGGTGCTTGTTTCCGATCTAGCTGAGGCTGGCGTCCTGGTGGTGCATGACACCATGGCGGGCGGCGGCGGCGGCGTGGGTTCGGGCGGGCCCGTCTCACGCGAACAAACCCTGGAGCTACTGGAGAGTGTTCTAAATGCAATATCCAAACTATGA